The region CTCCCTGCCGAGGCACCGATCCTCGGTTTCCCGATTGTTTGAGTCTTCTTGAGTAATCTATGTTTTGCATGGATCCTTGGACCTATCGAGGTCTTCTTTTTACATATCGGCAAGAATCGGCGTTTCTTCGCTTTTTTTTGAACATTCTCCCCGACCCAAAGAGAAGAAGAAGGCATAAAAAAAGCCGGGGCGACCCGGCTTTCTTCGTTCCCGATGAATCGGGCACTCGTTATCCTACTAAGTAAAGTAGAGGGAAAAGGTAGATCCAAATTAAATCCACCACGTGCCAGAAGAGTCCCACCCCTTCTACCGGAGTGTAGTATTCGGGACCTACTTTGTTTCTAATTACTTTCAGAAGCACCCAGAAAATCAGGAAAGCTCCTGCAAGAACGTGCAAACCGTGGATACCGGACATTACGAAATAGAATCCGAAGAAAAGAGGCCAATTTTTGGTTCTTTCCAATAAGGTAAGATGCTCGTATTCGGTTTCGTCCAGATGAAGCTTATGCTCTCTTTCGCTCACGCTAAGTTTATTAGCTTCTGCGAGAAGAGCCGCGACCTTGGTCACTTTTTCTCCGGAAGGACTGAGTTCTTCGGTATAAGCGTATTTGCCCGGAACCGTTCCCACGTGAAACTTGTGGGTATACTCGAAATATTTCACTACCATGAAGATCGCGGCACAAGCGATTGTTACTGCAAGCGCGACGATCGCTTTGGATCTCAGTCCTCTTTGGACGTAGTTGATCCCGAGCGCCATAGTGAAGGAGCTAAAGAGAAGAACCACAGTGTTCAAAGCTCCCAGAACCACGGAGAGTTGCTTACTTCCTGCATGGAAAATCTGAGGATACAGAGAGTGGTAGATCGAATACGCTACGAACAGCGCTCCGAA is a window of Leptospira wolffii serovar Khorat str. Khorat-H2 DNA encoding:
- a CDS encoding cytochrome c oxidase subunit 3 family protein; amino-acid sequence: MSTANHAGFHHAHHFESAEHQYQSSKQGIWLFLVTEILMFGALFVAYSIYHSLYPQIFHAGSKQLSVVLGALNTVVLLFSSFTMALGINYVQRGLRSKAIVALAVTIACAAIFMVVKYFEYTHKFHVGTVPGKYAYTEELSPSGEKVTKVAALLAEANKLSVSEREHKLHLDETEYEHLTLLERTKNWPLFFGFYFVMSGIHGLHVLAGAFLIFWVLLKVIRNKVGPEYYTPVEGVGLFWHVVDLIWIYLFPLLYLVG